CCAATGCATCGTATTTCATTGGGGGCGCTGATTATTGCGTTAGGTATGATGGTAGATAATGCCATTGTTGTAACAGAAGGCATCCTCGTTGGTGTTAAAAATGGAATCCGCAAGCTGGATATAGCAAAACAAATTGTCCAGCGTTCAGTTTGGCCTCTTTTAGGAGGTACTCTGGTTGGTATCATTGCGTTCGCCCCGATTGGATTTGCACCCGGTTCAACGGCAGAATATACAGGACATCTGTTCTGGGTAATCCTGATTTCATTGTTGTACAGCTGGCTATTTGCAATAACGCTAACGCCATTATTTTGTTTTTGGCTATTTAAAGAAGCGACTCAAGACTTGGTATCTGAAGAAAAGGAAAGCAGCTTTACCAGACTCTATAAAAACTTCCTCTACACGATGTTGAAACAGCGATATGTTGTGATGATCGGTGTTGTTGCTATGTTTTTTGCTTCGGTATGGGGGTTCCAGTTCGTCAAGCCGGGGTTCTTCCCAGCATCGACAACCCCAATGTTTGTTGTTGACTATTGGTTACCTCAAGGCACAGATATAACCACGACAAAACGTGACGCTGAAGAGTTGGGACGATTTGTACGGTCACTTGACGGTGTTGACGATGTTCAGACCTCAATTGGAGGTGGTGTACCAAGATTCATGCTAGTTTATGCGCCTGAGTCTCAGAACTCAGCGTACGCTCAGCTCCTGATACGCACAAGCGACGATAAAGTTATTGATGGTCTTTTAACTCAGATTCAAGGTTATATTGATGAGTCTTTCTCTGATGCTCAAGGAAAAGTGTGGAAGTTTGTGTTGGGACCTGGCGGTGGTTCCAGGATAGAAGCCAAATTCAGCGGGTCTGATACCAAGGTTTTGCGTGACTTGGCAACTCAGGCGAAAGCAATTATGGCTGAAGATGGTCGAGCTTTATCCATTAAAGATGACTGGCGCCAACCAATCAGCGTTATCGAACCGATATATGTTGAGAAAGCAGCTCAAAGAGCAGGGATTTCTCGTGAGGATTTAGCATCCGCACTAGAAACGAACTATTCCGGTAAGAACATTGGCGCCTATCGGGAGCGTGATGAACTGATCCCAATCATTGCCATAGCTCCTATAAATGAACGTTCAGGTGTCGAGGACATTAACAGCGTTCAGGTGATCAGCTCTATTACTGGGCAAGCTGTACCTATCGGGCAAGTAACGGATGGTTTTAGAACAGTTTGGCGCGATGGTGCAGTTAGACGTGTTGATCGCCAGTGGGAAATCAGAGCTCAGTCAGATCCGGTGCCTGGAGAACTAACTACTGATTTATTCAGCCGAGTGAGACCAAAAATAGAGGCTATACCATTACCTGAAGGTTATGAGCTAGAATGGGGGGTGAGTATGGTGACTCGGCTGAATCTAACAGTAACTTAGCTTCTACGATTCCACTAGGTTTTGCAGCCATGGTTATCACTGTGTTTGTGCTGTTTGGTACAGTAAGACAGCCGGTAGTTATATGGTTAGTAGTACCCCTTGCTCTGATTGGTGTTTCTGTTGGTCTGCTAGCGACCGGGACACCAATGGAGTTTATGGCCATTCTCGGTTTGTTGTCTCTTTCGGGTTTACTTATCAAGAACGCAATTGTGCTAGTTGATCAAACCGACTTAGAAATAAGTGAAGGCAAAGCAAGGCATGATGCGGTGATTGATGCTGCGGCAAGTAGACTACGACCAGTAATGATGGGAGCTCTGACGACGGTTTTAGGTGTTATTCCTTTGTTTTTTGATGCCTTCTTTAAATCAATGTCAGTAGTGCTCGTCTTTGGTCTGGCTTTTGCGACGCTATTAACACTGGTAGTCATACCTGTGCTTTATGCCATTTTCTTCAATATAAAACTAAAAGAAAGCACAAAGTAATTATTGTAAATAAATGATAATTAGCCGCATAAGAGTGAGTTGATTCTTGTGCGGCTAATTAATTGCAGCGAGTATGGTTCGGTATTGGTGATGCGTAAGATGGAACAAATACTTAATGTCATTTCTTGGGGGCTGGTGTTAATTTTAGGGTCAGGTTGCTCCTATATTGGTTTAACTCAAAATGTGGCGCTATTAAACCATTCGTCAAGTATTTCTGGTGTTGTTGGATCAGAAGAAAGCGATACACCCATTGTCGTTACTCTGAATAAGGTTACTGGCGAAAATGTAAAACTAGAGGAATTCGTTACCACTTTTCCAAATGACTTATTCAGATTCACAGTTGAAGAAGGGAGCTATTACCTATTTGCATTTGAAGATCCGAATAAGAACTTCACTTTAGATGAGAATGAAAGGATCGCATTCTACGGCTCACCCAGTTTATTGAGGCTGGAGCCACATGAGAACGTAGGTAACTTAAACCTTCAACTTCTATCTACTGACAGTGCAAAAAGAGTCTTACCACGCATATATAGTCCCGAAAGCCCATATAAACCAGTAAGTCACCAAAGTAACTCTTTAGGCAAAGTAGTTATACCATCGTACTTCCAACCAACAGTTGGTCGTTTAGGTATGTGGGAACCGGTGAAGTTTCATGAAATGGGAAATAGTGGAATTTTTTTCCTGGAAGAATACGAACCTCATAAAATCCCTGTGCTTTTTGTTCATGGAATGAGTGGGTCAGGTTACGATTGGTTGAATCTTGCAAATGAACTGGATAGAAATATCTACCAGCCATGGATAGTGCAGTACCCATCAGGTATAGATTTAGAGTTGTCTTCCCAAATGCTACATCAATCTGTCACGGAGCTAGCGATTCGCTTCGATGTAAGTGAAATAAAAGTGGTAGCTCACAGTATGGGTGGGTTAGTATCAAAGAGCTTTATAAATCATGTATTTTCTTCGAAACCGCAACAACCTAATATATCTTCCTTTATAACTATATCTACACCATGGGCTGGGCATGATGCTGCGCAAATAGGAATTAAATACATGCCTGTTGCCGTTCCATCCTGGTTCAACATGGCTCCGAATAGTAAGTTTCTGCGTAATCTTAAAGCCGTTCCTCTAAGAGAACATCTTTCATTTCATTTATTTTTCAGCTATCGCGATAACCCGAGCCTTATTTCGTCTAAAAATACAGATGGTGTCGTTTCAATAGAGAGCCAGCTCATGACTGAAGCGCAAGATGAC
The DNA window shown above is from Vibrio algarum and carries:
- a CDS encoding esterase/lipase family protein, producing MRKMEQILNVISWGLVLILGSGCSYIGLTQNVALLNHSSSISGVVGSEESDTPIVVTLNKVTGENVKLEEFVTTFPNDLFRFTVEEGSYYLFAFEDPNKNFTLDENERIAFYGSPSLLRLEPHENVGNLNLQLLSTDSAKRVLPRIYSPESPYKPVSHQSNSLGKVVIPSYFQPTVGRLGMWEPVKFHEMGNSGIFFLEEYEPHKIPVLFVHGMSGSGYDWLNLANELDRNIYQPWIVQYPSGIDLELSSQMLHQSVTELAIRFDVSEIKVVAHSMGGLVSKSFINHVFSSKPQQPNISSFITISTPWAGHDAAQIGIKYMPVAVPSWFNMAPNSKFLRNLKAVPLREHLSFHLFFSYRDNPSLISSKNTDGVVSIESQLMTEAQDDAISVYGLNESHTSILKSPIMAKKLNEALKMSH